In Saccharicrinis fermentans DSM 9555 = JCM 21142, a genomic segment contains:
- a CDS encoding peptidylprolyl isomerase: protein MHKTTILLITTISTILSFSTPLLSQKNVIDEVIAVVGDNAILKSDVEYQYQQAVMQGISAKGNLKCKLFEQQLIQKLMLNQAILDSVEISENNVINEVDRRMNEFINRAGGREKLEEWFNKSVLQIKKEQMTVVRDQMLTESMQRTITENIEPTPSQVRAYYRKTPQDSLPMIPVQYEIQKIAIYPKIEQKEIDRVKSKLRDFQKQVAEGRDFATLAVLYSEDPGSATSGGDLGWSTRGTFVPEFANVAFNMQEKNKVSKIVQTEFGYHIIQMLDRKGERIHVRHILLKPKVSADANKNAISKLDSISDLIHKEELSFEEAALYYSMDKDTRNNGGLMVNMRTQSSNFELSSIQQPQLAKELQKLKEGEISKPFGIKDDKGHNVYVIIKQKRKIDPHRANLKDDYQLVQNIMTEKRRQDAVNEWIREKQQDTYITIHDDWRDCDFEFKNWIK from the coding sequence ATGCACAAGACAACTATCTTACTTATTACCACCATATCTACCATATTATCCTTTAGTACTCCCCTGCTAAGTCAGAAAAATGTAATTGATGAAGTAATTGCAGTTGTGGGCGACAACGCCATTTTAAAATCCGACGTTGAATACCAATACCAACAAGCAGTGATGCAAGGGATTTCGGCCAAAGGTAATTTAAAATGCAAGCTTTTTGAACAGCAACTCATTCAAAAACTAATGTTGAACCAAGCAATACTTGACAGTGTTGAGATCAGCGAAAACAACGTAATCAATGAGGTTGACCGAAGAATGAACGAGTTTATCAATAGAGCCGGGGGACGTGAAAAATTAGAAGAGTGGTTCAACAAATCAGTGCTACAGATAAAAAAGGAGCAGATGACTGTTGTTAGAGATCAGATGCTTACAGAAAGCATGCAACGCACCATCACAGAAAATATTGAACCTACACCTTCACAGGTGAGAGCATACTACCGAAAAACACCTCAGGATAGTTTACCGATGATTCCCGTACAATATGAAATTCAAAAAATTGCCATATACCCTAAAATTGAGCAAAAAGAAATTGACCGTGTAAAAAGCAAGTTAAGAGACTTCCAAAAGCAAGTAGCCGAAGGAAGAGACTTTGCAACCCTTGCGGTATTGTACTCCGAAGACCCCGGTAGTGCAACAAGTGGTGGTGACTTGGGATGGAGTACCAGAGGTACCTTTGTACCTGAGTTTGCCAATGTAGCATTTAACATGCAGGAAAAAAATAAGGTATCTAAAATTGTACAAACAGAATTTGGCTATCATATCATTCAAATGTTGGATAGAAAAGGTGAACGAATACACGTGAGACACATCCTGCTTAAACCAAAGGTATCGGCCGATGCAAACAAAAACGCCATCTCTAAACTCGATTCAATATCTGATTTAATCCACAAGGAAGAACTGAGTTTTGAAGAGGCTGCCTTATATTACTCCATGGATAAAGATACGCGTAACAACGGTGGACTCATGGTCAATATGCGCACCCAATCCTCTAACTTTGAACTCTCGTCCATACAACAACCTCAACTGGCAAAGGAACTTCAAAAACTTAAAGAAGGCGAAATTTCTAAACCATTTGGCATTAAAGATGACAAAGGACACAACGTATATGTCATCATCAAGCAAAAAAGAAAAATTGATCCACACCGTGCCAATTTAAAGGACGATTATCAGTTGGTACAGAACATCATGACAGAAAAAAGACGTCAAGATGCCGTTAATGAATGGATTCGAGAAAAGCAACAAGACACCTATATTACTATCCATGACGATTGGAGAGATTGTGATTTTGAGTTTAAAAATTGGATAAAATAA
- a CDS encoding OstA-like protein, with product MQISKSIFTALFLATLFCSVTTTAQRMVIVNNADSLNHNEAVYGKDVQVLIGNVKFTHETAVMYCDTAYRYIVDNKIKASGNIHIIQNDTLHLYGKKLNYDGNTGLAQVRKDVKLVNKDVVLTTDYLDYDRANNFAYYFNFGKIVNKENILTSKKGYYYPNTNQVFYKDSVVVNNPKYTIYSDTLIYHTETKVSNIEGPTFIISDSNTIYAEAGYYDMLHDIALLKENAYIDGEQLLKGDTIYYNRASGYGEIFNSMELHDTTNNVIIKGNYGFYNEITQDALATLDAQLLQIYSKDTLYLHADTLQAVPLNNGEEKLIKAYRKVKYFRKDMQGRCDSMVFDSRDTTNTFYYDPIMWSMGNQLTADVIKMYTKNEVLDKVDLIDRSFIISEEDTGRFNQVKGKLMTGYIRNNEIYKIDVNGNAQSIYFPKDREHVIGVNKAECSNMTLYLNQRMVDQITMRVSPNGSMNPPFLVPDENLRLEGFYWLDAFRPKSKEEIFIWEELPTFDRGENRSEYNLDDTYEE from the coding sequence ATGCAAATATCAAAGAGCATTTTTACAGCCTTATTTTTAGCTACCTTATTCTGCTCAGTGACCACCACTGCGCAAAGAATGGTGATTGTCAACAATGCAGATAGTTTAAATCACAACGAGGCTGTTTATGGCAAAGACGTTCAAGTGTTAATTGGTAACGTAAAGTTTACCCACGAAACAGCCGTCATGTATTGCGACACCGCATATCGATATATCGTAGATAATAAAATAAAAGCAAGTGGCAATATCCATATCATCCAAAACGATACCCTACACCTTTATGGCAAAAAATTAAATTACGATGGAAATACGGGTTTAGCCCAGGTGCGTAAAGATGTTAAACTGGTCAATAAAGATGTGGTGTTAACCACAGACTACCTAGATTATGATAGAGCCAATAATTTTGCCTACTATTTTAATTTTGGAAAAATTGTTAACAAAGAAAATATACTTACCAGTAAAAAAGGATATTATTACCCCAATACCAATCAAGTTTTTTACAAAGACAGTGTAGTAGTTAACAATCCCAAATACACCATTTATTCTGACACCCTCATTTATCATACAGAAACAAAAGTTTCTAACATTGAGGGACCTACTTTTATCATTAGCGACAGTAACACCATCTATGCCGAAGCAGGATATTACGACATGCTACATGACATTGCGCTTTTAAAAGAAAATGCCTATATAGATGGAGAACAGCTATTAAAGGGAGATACCATCTATTACAATAGAGCAAGTGGATACGGAGAGATTTTCAACAGCATGGAGCTGCACGATACCACTAATAATGTGATCATCAAGGGAAATTATGGCTTTTACAACGAGATAACACAGGATGCCCTGGCAACCTTAGATGCTCAACTCTTGCAAATTTACAGCAAAGACACACTATATTTACATGCCGACACGCTACAGGCGGTGCCATTAAATAATGGTGAAGAAAAACTGATTAAGGCTTACCGTAAGGTAAAGTATTTTAGAAAAGATATGCAGGGACGTTGCGATTCTATGGTATTTGACTCCAGAGACACCACCAATACTTTTTATTACGACCCTATCATGTGGTCCATGGGCAATCAGCTAACAGCTGACGTCATTAAAATGTATACCAAAAACGAAGTATTAGATAAGGTGGATTTGATCGACAGGTCTTTTATTATTTCAGAGGAAGATACAGGACGATTCAACCAGGTAAAAGGTAAACTAATGACTGGTTACATCAGAAATAATGAAATCTATAAAATAGATGTAAATGGGAATGCACAGTCCATTTACTTCCCCAAAGACAGGGAGCATGTTATTGGAGTAAACAAGGCAGAATGCAGTAATATGACTTTGTATTTGAACCAGCGCATGGTAGATCAAATTACCATGCGTGTTTCTCCCAACGGAAGCATGAATCCTCCATTTCTTGTACCCGATGAAAATTTAAGACTAGAGGGATTCTATTGGCTAGATGCATTTAGACCCAAAAGCAAAGAGGAAATTTTCATCTGGGAAGAGTTGCCCACTTTTGACCGGGGCGAAAATAGATCAGAATACAATCTGGACGACACCTATGAGGAATAG
- the fabG gene encoding 3-oxoacyl-[acyl-carrier-protein] reductase, whose translation MKLLEGKTAIITGAARGIGKAIAIAYAKNGCNVAFTDLAINEAAEETEKELNAMGVKAKGYASDASNYEDTQRVVKEIHADFGRIDILVNNAGITKDGALKRMTEAQWDMVINVNLKSVFNFTKAVQPIMWKQAGGSVINMSSVVGVSGNANQCNYSASKAGIIGFTKSAAKEMGARGIRHNAIAPGFIITEMTGVLPEDVKKSWEARIPLKRGGTPEDVANTCVYLGSDLSSYVSGQTIHVCGGMNM comes from the coding sequence ATGAAATTATTAGAAGGAAAAACTGCCATTATTACCGGTGCAGCTAGAGGTATCGGTAAAGCCATTGCAATAGCTTATGCTAAAAATGGTTGTAATGTAGCTTTTACTGATTTAGCAATTAATGAAGCTGCCGAAGAAACCGAGAAAGAGCTGAATGCCATGGGTGTTAAAGCAAAAGGATATGCTTCGGATGCGAGCAATTATGAAGATACACAACGTGTGGTTAAAGAGATTCATGCGGATTTTGGGCGTATTGATATTTTAGTTAATAATGCAGGTATTACCAAAGATGGTGCATTAAAAAGGATGACGGAAGCGCAGTGGGATATGGTGATTAATGTGAACTTAAAGTCTGTTTTTAACTTTACCAAAGCGGTTCAGCCTATTATGTGGAAACAAGCTGGAGGTAGTGTGATTAATATGAGCTCTGTGGTTGGTGTTTCGGGTAATGCGAATCAATGTAATTACTCTGCTTCAAAGGCGGGTATTATTGGTTTTACTAAATCTGCTGCCAAGGAAATGGGTGCCAGGGGTATTCGACATAATGCAATTGCTCCAGGTTTTATTATCACCGAGATGACAGGTGTGTTACCTGAAGATGTGAAAAAATCATGGGAAGCACGTATTCCGCTTAAAAGAGGAGGTACACCTGAAGATGTGGCGAATACTTGTGTTTACTTAGGTTCGGATCTTTCTTCTTATGTAAGTGGACAAACAATACATGTTTGTGGTGGTATGAATATGTAA
- a CDS encoding SIR2 family NAD-dependent protein deacylase produces the protein MIEKVVDLLKGASYAIAFTGAGISVESGIPPFRGESGIWNRYNPQLLELDYFLSNPTSSWNAIREIFYDFFTDAKPNQAHIVLAQLEALGVIKCVVTQNIDDLHFKAGSQEVYEFHGNSQQLKCTQCGYTETASAANLKENPPACKKCGGLLKPDFVFFGEGIPTVAYEKSFEAARKADVVLVIGSTGEVMPACNVPYEAKRNGATIIEINPTESNFTQQITDIHVKMKAGEAMDLIGKKF, from the coding sequence ATGATTGAAAAAGTTGTAGATTTATTAAAAGGGGCTTCTTATGCCATTGCATTCACAGGAGCCGGTATTTCTGTAGAAAGCGGGATACCTCCCTTTAGGGGGGAGTCTGGTATATGGAATAGATATAACCCCCAATTATTGGAGCTGGATTATTTTTTAAGTAATCCTACGTCATCGTGGAATGCGATACGAGAAATATTTTACGATTTTTTTACCGATGCAAAACCTAATCAGGCGCATATTGTGTTGGCTCAGTTGGAGGCTTTGGGGGTTATAAAATGTGTTGTTACACAGAATATTGATGATCTGCATTTTAAGGCAGGGAGTCAAGAGGTGTATGAGTTTCATGGTAATTCACAGCAGTTAAAATGTACTCAATGTGGATACACGGAGACTGCTTCTGCAGCGAATCTTAAAGAAAACCCTCCTGCTTGTAAAAAGTGTGGTGGACTTTTAAAGCCTGATTTTGTTTTCTTTGGTGAAGGAATACCAACTGTTGCTTATGAAAAAAGTTTTGAGGCAGCTCGCAAGGCAGATGTGGTTTTGGTAATTGGTTCAACCGGTGAGGTAATGCCGGCCTGTAATGTACCATACGAAGCCAAAAGGAATGGGGCAACAATTATTGAAATTAATCCTACAGAATCTAATTTCACCCAACAAATTACAGATATTCATGTGAAGATGAAAGCTGGGGAGGCAATGGATTTAATTGGTAAAAAGTTCTAA
- a CDS encoding methyl-accepting chemotaxis protein has protein sequence MSNKTNLKFRIILNVILPLLVILLSAFFFMGIQFNEYTQENAINNTQKMAQLYSSRVSESLNKDLFMARSLAQSLQSLHQLAPEERIKTSNKIIHSLTSNNPSYKGTWYNWQLFTMDKGRTAQYGRLRNTYFNHNGIISQQMDTLDMKGEDPQGLYHTIHMLNTEYVTNPYYEDYEGKLKEPIMETSVCIPMKHNGIFVGLAGFDLELTSYQKLFQELETHEGGNAILFSNNGDIIASKNNEWLGKNIIDLKHGFATPQELFKRMEDTASFTQEYDSMHGKEYFSYSKITLGNSPTSWGLAYSTPTKVVMQQANRLKYILLIVLLISIVMIIFLLRRLINSILTPINAASSFAAQIESGNLNTTMHYQKEDEIGKMVRSLQSMGQRFNEVIHNIDRISETIDRTSKHIDTETTKLAEGASEQASGMEEITSSMAEVMDSVHANTDNAVRTGQISNEAAKEITNSLGTVKKANQSMLEVTNKVNEVKDIAAQTNILALNAAVEAARAGESGKGFAVVASEVRKLAERIKTLTEEIEVLTEVGKNNSNEATEKLEAIAPEIIKTAELVQLISEDSENQSIAVNQINSALSQLNQITSQNATQAEIMQQYIEKLTQESKKMKNTVDYFQV, from the coding sequence ATGTCAAACAAAACCAACCTAAAGTTCAGAATCATTCTGAATGTTATCTTGCCTCTTTTAGTCATATTATTATCGGCTTTCTTTTTTATGGGTATCCAGTTTAATGAATACACCCAAGAAAATGCCATCAATAACACCCAAAAGATGGCGCAGCTCTACTCTTCTCGTGTATCAGAAAGCTTAAATAAAGATTTATTTATGGCTCGATCTTTGGCACAATCCTTACAATCCTTACATCAACTTGCTCCAGAAGAAAGAATCAAAACATCCAATAAGATTATTCATTCCCTGACAAGCAATAATCCCAGTTATAAAGGCACTTGGTATAACTGGCAATTATTTACCATGGACAAAGGCAGAACAGCGCAATATGGTAGACTGAGAAATACTTACTTTAACCATAATGGTATCATATCCCAACAAATGGATACTCTGGATATGAAAGGAGAAGATCCTCAAGGGCTTTATCATACCATACACATGCTCAATACGGAATATGTCACTAATCCATATTACGAAGACTACGAAGGTAAATTAAAAGAGCCAATTATGGAAACAAGTGTTTGCATACCTATGAAACACAATGGTATTTTCGTAGGTTTAGCAGGCTTTGATCTAGAATTAACAAGTTATCAAAAGCTATTTCAGGAATTAGAAACTCATGAAGGAGGAAATGCGATTTTATTCTCAAACAACGGAGATATCATCGCATCAAAAAACAACGAATGGTTAGGCAAAAACATCATAGATCTAAAACATGGTTTTGCCACCCCTCAGGAACTTTTCAAAAGAATGGAGGATACAGCATCATTTACACAGGAGTACGATAGTATGCATGGAAAAGAATACTTCTCCTATTCAAAAATTACTTTAGGCAATAGCCCCACCTCATGGGGACTGGCTTACAGCACTCCTACAAAAGTTGTGATGCAACAGGCCAACCGCTTAAAGTATATACTATTGATAGTATTACTTATTTCAATAGTAATGATCATATTTTTATTACGAAGATTAATAAATAGCATCCTTACTCCCATCAATGCAGCATCTAGCTTTGCCGCACAAATAGAATCAGGCAACTTAAATACCACGATGCACTATCAAAAGGAAGATGAAATAGGGAAAATGGTTCGATCACTACAATCAATGGGACAACGGTTTAATGAAGTCATCCACAACATCGATCGTATTTCAGAAACCATTGATCGCACTTCAAAACATATTGATACTGAAACAACGAAATTAGCAGAAGGGGCCTCGGAGCAGGCTTCTGGCATGGAAGAAATTACATCATCCATGGCCGAAGTTATGGATAGCGTTCATGCCAACACTGATAATGCTGTTAGAACCGGTCAAATATCAAACGAAGCTGCAAAAGAAATTACCAACAGTCTGGGGACAGTAAAAAAAGCAAACCAATCGATGCTGGAAGTAACAAACAAGGTAAACGAAGTAAAAGATATTGCCGCTCAAACCAATATTTTAGCCCTAAACGCAGCCGTAGAAGCGGCTCGCGCTGGCGAAAGCGGAAAAGGATTTGCAGTCGTAGCCAGTGAAGTAAGAAAATTAGCTGAACGCATAAAAACACTAACCGAAGAAATTGAAGTATTAACCGAGGTAGGTAAAAACAACTCCAATGAAGCCACTGAAAAATTAGAAGCTATAGCACCTGAGATCATTAAAACAGCCGAATTAGTCCAACTCATCTCCGAAGATTCAGAAAATCAAAGCATCGCCGTTAACCAGATTAATTCGGCACTTTCGCAATTAAACCAAATCACTTCGCAAAATGCTACTCAAGCAGAAATTATGCAACAGTATATTGAAAAACTAACCCAAGAATCGAAAAAAATGAAAAATACTGTGGATTACTTTCAAGTATAA